One stretch of Zingiber officinale cultivar Zhangliang chromosome 6B, Zo_v1.1, whole genome shotgun sequence DNA includes these proteins:
- the LOC121989039 gene encoding probable trehalase: MAPSNSASPLAPLLLLFLLLFAATDMADAVRSTPITPLIAFLQSLQSAALASLGSSGFDPKVYVDLPLKRDLASTQAAFDALPRVDGVVPAATLQRYVDEYFGVAGSDLLVAQPADFVAEPEGFLPKVERPEVRAWALQVHALWKNLSRRVADEVREQPERHTLLPLPGPVVVPGSRFREVYYWDSYWSIRGLLVSKMYETAKEIVRNLLSLVETYGFVLNGARAYYTNRSQPPLLSAMVFDIYERTGDMEFVKQAVPLLLKEHKFWNSEVHKVTVQDAQGHKHSLNRYNAMWDRPRPESGTIDEESAARLSSAAQRRNFYHQVASTAESGWDFSSRWMRNSSDLTTLATTSIIPVDLNAFIYKMEYDISYFSNIIGDSSTSEKFAAASKARMAGIRSIFWNSDMGQWLDYWLMTNNSEKSQRQEVHHQNHHIFASNFVPLWIRAYGSDGKELDRVVKSFQNSGLLHAAGIATSLTNTGQQWDFPNGWAPLQHMIVEGLANSGSKEARSLAEDIAIRWIRTNYVAYQRTGVMHEKYDVQACGDTGSGGEYAPQTGFGWSNGVALAFLEEFGWPHDRAIDCD, translated from the exons ATGGCTCCCTCTAACTCCGCCTCCCCCCTCGccccccttctcctcctcttcctcctcctattCGCCGCCACGGATATGGCCGACGCCGTCCGCTCGACTCCCATCACTCCACTCATCGCGTTCCTCCAGTCCCTCCAATCGGCCGCCCTCGCCTCCCTTGGCTCCTCCGGCTTCGACCCCAAAGTCTACGTCGATCTCCCCCTCAAGCGGGACCTCGCCAGCACCCAGGCCGCTTTCGACGCCCTCCCCCGCGTCGACGGGGTGGTGCCGGCCGCGACACTGCAGAGATACGTCGACGAGTACTTCGGCGTGGCCGGGTCGGATTTGCTGGTGGCACAGCCGGCGGACTTTGTGGCCGAGCCGGAGGGCTTCCTTCCCAAGGTGGAGCGCCCGGAGGTGAGAGCTTGGGCGCTGCAGGTGCACGCGCTGTGGAAGAACTTGAGCCGGAGGGTAGCGGACGAGGTGCGGGAGCAGCCGGAGAGGCACACACTGCTTCCGCTGCCTGGCCCTGTTGTCGTGCCAGGTTCGAGGTTTCGGGAGGTTTATTACTGGGATTCCTATTGGAGTATCAG GGGCTTACTTGTAAGCAAAATGTATGAAACTGCAAAGGAAATAGTGCGAAATCTTCTCTCCCTTGTTGAAACTTATGGTTTTGTCTTGAATGGTGCAAGAGCATACTACACTAATCGAAG TCAACCACCATTATTGAGTGCAATGGTATTTGATATATATGAGAGAACTGGTGATATGGAATTTGTTAAGCAAGCTGTCCCTTTGTTGCTTAAGGAGCATAAGTTTTGGAATTCAG aGGTTCACAAGGTGACCGTACAAGATGCTCAAGGCCACAAGCATTCTCTCAACCGATACAATGCTATGTGGGACAGACCCCGGCCAGAATCTGGCACGATT GATGAAGAGTCAGCTGCCAGACTTTCATCTGCTGCTCAGAGGAGAAACTTTTACCACCAGGTCGCTTCAACTGCTGAATCAGGATGGGACTTCAGTTCACGTTGGATGAG AAATTCATCCGACTTGACAACATTGGCAACTACATCAATAATACCTGTGGATCTAAATGCTTTCATATACAAG ATGGAATATGACATATCCTACTTCTCAAATATAATTGGGGATAGTTCAACCTCAGAAAAGTTTGCTGCAGCTTCAAAGGCACGCATGGCAGGAATAAGATCAATATTTTGGAACTCAGATATGGGCCAGTGGTTGGACTACTGGCTCATGACTAACAACTCTGAG AAATCTCAACGGCAGGAAGTGCACCACCAAAACCATCATATATTTGCATCAAATTTTGTTCCTCTTTGGATTAGGGCATATGGTTCGG ATGGCAAAGAGTTGGACAGAGTTGTAAAAAGTTTCCAAAACTCTGGGCTACTTCACGCAGCTGGAATTGCTACTTCTTTGACAAATACTGGGCAACAATG GGATTTCCCAAATGGTTGGGCACCGTTGCAACATATGATAGTGGAGGGATTGGCCAACTCTGGTTCAAAAGAAGCCAGGTCATTGGCGGAAGATATTGCTATTAGGTGGATCAGAACAAATTATGTTGCATACCAGAGAACTGGAGTAATGCATGAAAAATATGATGTCCAAGCCTGTGGAGATACGGGAAGCGGCGGGGAGTACGCGCCCCAG ACTGGATTTGGTTGGTCCAACGGCGTAGCTCTCGCATTTTTGGAAGAATTTGGTTGGCCGcatgatcgggcaatcgattgcgATTAA